Proteins encoded by one window of Geobacter sp. DSM 9736:
- a CDS encoding inositol monophosphatase family protein, translated as MQQYLEVAIDAAREAGGLQRQRLWLEHDIVFKGATDLVTEVDRMCDSLITERISRSFPDHDILAEESGHQAQQSAYKWIIDPLDGTTNYAHGFPWFCVSIALEIEGTVGMGVIYHPMMDELFTVIQGEGAFLNGSRISVSGRGPIRNTLLATGFPYDRTRENENNFENFVNFHMEARGIRRAGAAALDLAYVAAGRLDGYWECKLKPWDVAAGQLLVKEAGGEVTGYSGETYSIYNHRIVASNSIIHEEMLAVLGRNILPG; from the coding sequence ATGCAGCAGTATCTGGAAGTCGCTATTGATGCGGCTCGGGAGGCGGGGGGGCTCCAGCGGCAGAGGCTCTGGCTGGAGCACGATATTGTCTTCAAGGGAGCGACGGATCTCGTCACCGAGGTGGACCGGATGTGCGATTCGCTTATCACGGAGCGGATCAGCCGCAGCTTCCCGGATCACGATATCCTTGCGGAGGAGAGCGGCCATCAGGCACAGCAGTCAGCTTACAAGTGGATCATAGATCCTCTGGACGGCACCACCAACTACGCCCACGGCTTTCCCTGGTTCTGCGTCTCCATCGCGCTGGAGATCGAGGGAACTGTCGGGATGGGTGTCATATACCACCCGATGATGGACGAGCTCTTTACGGTCATACAGGGGGAGGGGGCTTTTCTTAACGGCAGCCGCATCTCGGTCTCCGGCAGGGGACCGATCCGGAACACTCTTCTGGCCACGGGTTTCCCCTATGACCGCACACGGGAAAACGAAAACAATTTTGAGAATTTCGTCAACTTTCACATGGAGGCGAGAGGCATCCGTCGGGCAGGGGCCGCTGCCCTCGATCTCGCCTATGTCGCTGCCGGGAGGCTGGACGGGTACTGGGAGTGCAAGCTGAAGCCCTGGGATGTGGCTGCAGGACAGCTCCTGGTGAAAGAGGCGGGTGGAGAGGTGACTGGCTATTCGGGCGAAACCTATTCAATTTACAATCACCGGATAGTCGCCTCAAACTCGATCATTCACGAGGAAATGCTTGCAGTCCTGGGTAGAAATATTCTCCCCGGCTGA
- a CDS encoding ferritin family protein, translating into MDLFEFALKMEMDGKAYYEKLAASTSIGGFKAIFSRLAADEQKHYDVVKDIQAGTGAVMADTTVLEDARNVFADLKGDQFLREIKEDLNAYEHAKEIEAESVRLYEGLAEKELDPDNRSLLLKLAEEEKKHFNIMENLYDFVLRPKYYLEWREFSNLGQL; encoded by the coding sequence ATGGACCTTTTCGAATTTGCATTGAAGATGGAGATGGACGGGAAGGCATACTATGAAAAGCTGGCGGCGAGCACGAGTATCGGGGGATTCAAAGCCATATTTTCCCGTCTTGCCGCGGACGAGCAGAAACACTACGATGTGGTGAAGGATATTCAGGCGGGTACAGGGGCGGTGATGGCTGATACCACTGTTCTCGAAGATGCCAGGAATGTCTTTGCTGACCTCAAGGGAGACCAGTTCCTCAGGGAGATAAAGGAAGACCTGAATGCCTACGAGCATGCCAAGGAGATCGAAGCGGAGAGCGTCCGGCTCTACGAAGGACTCGCAGAAAAGGAGCTGGACCCGGATAACCGGTCTCTGCTGCTGAAGTTGGCAGAGGAGGAGAAAAAGCACTTCAACATCATGGAGAACCTCTACGACTTCGTCCTGCGCCCCAAGTATTACCTGGAATGGCGGGAGTTCAGCAACCTCGGGCAGTTGTAG
- a CDS encoding CxxxxCH/CxxCH domain-containing protein, with the protein MINNVMTSRILLGGVLLMGSLLPVSSVAAPQYAMTCASCHDMPPLDSQIRDPHTGAFRGNHRTHQPAGAAISNCAVCHDAAGYTTGHLDGRISFRASVNESPAGGRYKVGGLEVAFRNQTALPIPGSCSNVNCHFESDTPLWGSSPFRYVDPNDNDCDKCHGAPPAGTAPGYAGGADGSHSRHETYYSGVTQCRKCHADHTSGARFAHATSAGRRPLIMQLRDPQNVPGGAYSGPVDDYLPSLNNQFGQCTATYCHSDGKSLPTYRTVTWGSGPLASDCTGCHGNAASRTLSGRHTAHTDNSGYLGTNFGCAECHAKTVAAEGSIKDRMLHVNKFVDYSGSRAGRSAACSSFYCHSDGKGRFTDPGTWSAGAPIDDCKGCHGARTVADGAAFTSVAGEPNYASVGVGGATSNSHFYHVGTSGASTCDTCHTLTTTTGTSIRIGSSSHLDGSIDVNFNPAKAGGAAQWGNNRTCTNVACHSGVPVQWGEARHCDMCHPTNKLKGAHAKHLSGTRPLFYGYTANRSFGDDITGRYEFGCSNCHPVANGNHGNGQVLLDFRPAVAGQGVSLLRSRNSAGITTAGVAGVAGGTTADSIPGSRVECLNLYCHSNGYLPDLAYASTPEWYGGAFTGDRCACCHGNSPNSVIPGSAAHAVHVVGIHPEDIYTGKGGRLEPGSSGNVSHGVSSQATTINCHTCHNATVTYPRNDRNTACAGCHSSYSETARINNRGRHVNGVVEVSFANIAIVSKAQLRPTSFASYTGQEWRRNGGNYKNGATAFDTSKKLLSTATWNAGNCANIACHFGIPVNWNDTGVSCLSCHKKL; encoded by the coding sequence GTGATCAATAACGTGATGACATCGAGGATACTGCTGGGGGGGGTGCTGCTGATGGGCTCACTTCTGCCCGTTTCCAGTGTAGCTGCGCCTCAATACGCTATGACGTGCGCTTCGTGCCACGACATGCCTCCACTGGACAGTCAGATCCGGGACCCTCATACAGGAGCGTTCAGGGGCAATCACCGGACTCATCAGCCTGCCGGGGCTGCCATCAGCAACTGTGCGGTTTGTCATGACGCTGCCGGGTATACCACCGGGCATCTCGACGGCAGGATCAGTTTCAGGGCGAGCGTCAACGAATCTCCTGCCGGAGGCCGCTATAAAGTCGGGGGCCTTGAGGTTGCCTTCAGGAACCAGACAGCCCTCCCCATTCCGGGCAGTTGCAGTAACGTCAATTGCCACTTCGAATCGGATACTCCTCTCTGGGGAAGCTCTCCTTTTCGCTACGTAGACCCGAACGACAACGACTGCGACAAGTGTCACGGGGCTCCTCCTGCAGGGACGGCTCCCGGGTACGCCGGGGGGGCCGATGGTAGTCACTCCCGTCACGAAACATATTACAGCGGGGTGACCCAGTGCCGCAAGTGCCACGCTGACCACACCTCCGGCGCCAGGTTTGCCCATGCCACGAGCGCCGGCAGACGTCCTTTGATCATGCAGCTTAGAGATCCGCAGAATGTTCCCGGGGGGGCCTACAGCGGACCTGTAGACGACTACCTGCCGAGCCTAAACAACCAGTTCGGCCAGTGCACCGCCACGTACTGCCACAGCGACGGCAAGAGCTTGCCCACATACCGGACCGTCACATGGGGGAGCGGTCCGCTCGCTTCCGACTGCACGGGATGCCATGGTAACGCCGCGAGTCGCACCCTTTCGGGAAGGCATACCGCCCATACCGACAACTCCGGCTATCTCGGCACCAACTTCGGCTGTGCCGAGTGTCATGCAAAGACCGTGGCGGCAGAGGGGTCGATAAAGGACAGGATGCTGCATGTCAACAAGTTCGTTGACTATTCCGGCAGCAGGGCAGGACGAAGCGCAGCATGCAGCAGCTTCTACTGCCACAGTGACGGGAAAGGCCGTTTCACCGATCCCGGAACATGGAGCGCCGGGGCCCCGATCGACGATTGCAAGGGATGCCATGGCGCACGGACGGTAGCCGACGGGGCGGCCTTCACAAGCGTCGCCGGCGAGCCGAACTATGCCAGTGTCGGTGTCGGTGGGGCCACATCCAACAGCCACTTCTACCATGTCGGCACCAGCGGAGCCTCCACTTGCGACACCTGCCACACCCTCACCACTACGACCGGCACTTCCATACGCATCGGTTCCAGCAGCCATCTGGACGGATCCATCGACGTGAACTTCAACCCCGCCAAGGCAGGGGGAGCGGCGCAGTGGGGGAACAACAGAACCTGTACCAACGTGGCCTGCCATTCCGGTGTTCCTGTGCAGTGGGGGGAGGCCCGCCACTGCGACATGTGTCATCCGACGAACAAGCTGAAGGGCGCCCACGCCAAGCATCTCTCGGGGACGAGGCCCCTCTTCTACGGATACACCGCAAACCGATCCTTCGGGGATGACATCACCGGCAGATACGAGTTCGGATGCAGCAACTGCCATCCAGTAGCCAACGGCAATCACGGAAACGGACAAGTGCTGCTCGATTTCCGTCCTGCGGTCGCAGGGCAGGGTGTGAGCCTGCTTCGCAGCAGAAACAGCGCCGGCATTACGACTGCAGGGGTAGCCGGCGTAGCCGGGGGGACTACGGCGGATTCCATTCCCGGCAGCAGGGTCGAATGCCTCAACCTCTACTGCCACAGTAACGGCTACCTCCCCGATCTGGCCTACGCTTCTACTCCCGAATGGTACGGTGGAGCATTCACGGGTGATAGATGCGCCTGCTGTCACGGCAATTCGCCCAACAGCGTCATTCCAGGGTCAGCGGCTCATGCCGTACACGTCGTCGGCATTCATCCGGAAGATATCTACACCGGCAAAGGTGGTCGGCTTGAACCGGGAAGCAGCGGCAACGTAAGCCACGGCGTCTCCTCTCAGGCAACTACAATAAACTGCCATACCTGCCACAACGCTACAGTGACATATCCCCGCAACGACCGGAACACCGCCTGCGCAGGCTGTCACAGCTCTTATTCCGAGACGGCGCGGATCAATAACCGGGGCAGGCACGTCAACGGCGTGGTGGAGGTCAGTTTCGCGAATATTGCAATTGTATCCAAGGCGCAGCTCAGGCCGACCAGTTTTGCGAGCTATACAGGCCAGGAGTGGAGGCGTAACGGCGGGAACTACAAAAACGGCGCGACTGCTTTCGACACCAGCAAGAAGCTTCTTTCCACAGCAACCTGGAATGCGGGCAACTGCGCCAACATCGCATGTCACTTCGGCATACCGGTCAATTGGAACGATACCGGCGTCAGTTGTCTGAGCTGCCATAAGAAGCTGTAG